In Corynebacterium frankenforstense DSM 45800, the DNA window TTGCGCGCGAAGGCGTAGATGTCGCGGGCGGGCCGGCTGGCGCGCAGCTCGGGGTCGACGGCGGAGATCTTCTGCACGCCGTCGAGAAGCGTCTGGACCACGGTGACCCCGGGGAAGGCGGCGATGTAGAACTCGCCGCGGCCGGCGGGCGCCGAGCGGTGCAGCGGGAAGCGCCCGATCGAGGTCACGGGCCAGGAGGGCCGCAGCTGGGCGAGGTACTTGCGCCCGAAGCCGCGGTCGGCCTTGGGCTCGGGGGCGAGCACGCGGGCGACGTGGCCGGGCTCCGCCTCGGCGACGAACCACAGGGTCACCGCCGCGCTGATGGGTTTCTGGTCGAAGAATCCGGCGTAGCGGTCGCCGCCGGCCTCGGCGTAGCCGTCCCCGGGATCCCCGGGGGTTACTCCGAACATCGTCATCGTGGTTTCCGCCTGTCCCGTGGTCCCGGCCCGGTCTACTTCCGGGGCCGCTTGGTGTTGGTGCGCACGCCGAGCAGCACGTCCTCCCAGTGCGGGGTCACGGCACGGCGGCGCCGCTTACTCGGCTTGTCCTCGGCGTCGGGGTGGCGCAGGAAGGAGTCCTCCTCGCCCTCGGCCTCCGCGGGCCCGTCCTCCGCGCCCTCGGCGTCGTCGGCCGGGCGGGCGTCGCGCGCACCGCGGGCCTCCGGGGCGTCGCCGGCGTCCTCGTGGTCGTCGAAGTCCTGGTCGGCGGCCCCGCCGTCGAGCGGGGTCAGCGTGCGCACCGGGCGGGCGGACTCAGGGTCGGTCAGCTCGGCGGCGGTGGCGTTGCGCGCGACCGTCGTCGAGGAGCTGGTCATGTGGTCCTGCAGGGTCCACTCGGCGCGGTGGTCGGTCATGCCGGTCTGCCAGGACACGGTCACGACCCACTGGCCGTCGTGGTCGCGCAGCGCGTCCCACACCGCGCCGGAGGGGTCGATGTCGCGGGCGGCGAAGGCGGTGGCCAGCACCTCGGCCAGCGACAGCTTGGCCGGGCCGTCGTCGCGCACCGGGTGCGAGCCGCGGGCGAGCTCCGCGATGCGGGCGCGCTCGAGGAGCACCGGGTGGGCGAAGGGCTCGACGCGGGACTCGGCCACGCCCATCTCGTCGGCCAGCGCGGTGATCGTCGCGCCGCCGCGCACGCGGTCCTGGATCTCGCGCGGGCGCATGGTCAGCGGCGCGGACAGGCGCGGGTCCGGCTCCTTGCCGCGGCTGCTTGCCGACGCCCCGTCGCTCACCGTCGCGTGTCCCGCACGGTGGGCGGGCTCGCCGGCGCCTGCGGCGCCGTCGTGGGCGGGCCCGTCCGTCTCCGCGGCGGGGTCGTCGTCGGCGTCCCCGGCGGCGGCGAAGAGCGGGGTGGCGGGGGACGCACCCGCGGTGCCGTTCTCGCCGGCGTCGGCCGGCGCGGCGTCGTCAATCGCGTCGTCGGCGCCGTCGGGGTGCAGGAGCGCGCGCAGCTCGTCGGTGACGGTCACCCGGAAGCGGGCGGCCTCCTCCGACTGCTCCGGGGCGTCGGACAGCACCAGGGAGGTGTCCGAGGACTCACCGGGAACGAGGTACAGCTCGCGCATGCGCTCTCCTTTGACGGGGCCAGGATGTCCTTTTCCACTGTAACGCAGCGGCGCGCCGCAACCTGGGAGGTCACGGCGCGCCGGTGTGTTAGCGGGGCAGT includes these proteins:
- the sepH gene encoding septation protein SepH, giving the protein MRELYLVPGESSDTSLVLSDAPEQSEEAARFRVTVTDELRALLHPDGADDAIDDAAPADAGENGTAGASPATPLFAAAGDADDDPAAETDGPAHDGAAGAGEPAHRAGHATVSDGASASSRGKEPDPRLSAPLTMRPREIQDRVRGGATITALADEMGVAESRVEPFAHPVLLERARIAELARGSHPVRDDGPAKLSLAEVLATAFAARDIDPSGAVWDALRDHDGQWVVTVSWQTGMTDHRAEWTLQDHMTSSSTTVARNATAAELTDPESARPVRTLTPLDGGAADQDFDDHEDAGDAPEARGARDARPADDAEGAEDGPAEAEGEEDSFLRHPDAEDKPSKRRRRAVTPHWEDVLLGVRTNTKRPRK